A stretch of Myxococcus hansupus DNA encodes these proteins:
- a CDS encoding thiazole synthase, whose translation MSIQDKPFTLAGVTFSSRLILGTGKYPSHDIMKRCHESSGTEMVTVAVRRLDLKATGEASLMNWIDHNRLRLLPNTALCYTADDAVRTCRLAEELGMSKWVKLEVLGDEKTLYPDVEETVKAARVLVKEGFTVLPYTSDDPITARKLEDVGCAAVMPLGAPIGSGLGIRNPHNIRLILETVKIPVIVDAGVGTASDAAIAMELGVEAVLMNTAIAGAQDPVRMAVAMKKAVEAGRDAYLAGRIPRKAYGSASSPIEGLVDP comes from the coding sequence ATGAGCATCCAGGACAAGCCTTTCACCCTCGCCGGAGTGACGTTCAGCTCCCGGCTCATCCTCGGCACGGGGAAGTATCCCAGCCACGACATCATGAAGCGCTGCCACGAGTCCTCGGGCACGGAGATGGTCACCGTCGCGGTGCGCCGTCTCGACCTGAAGGCCACCGGCGAGGCGTCCCTGATGAACTGGATCGACCACAACCGCCTGCGCCTGCTGCCCAACACGGCGCTCTGCTACACGGCGGATGACGCGGTCCGAACCTGCCGGCTCGCCGAGGAGCTGGGCATGAGCAAGTGGGTGAAGCTCGAGGTCCTCGGCGACGAGAAGACGCTCTATCCCGACGTCGAGGAGACGGTGAAGGCGGCCCGCGTCCTGGTGAAGGAGGGCTTCACCGTGCTGCCCTACACCAGCGACGACCCCATTACCGCGCGCAAGCTGGAAGACGTGGGCTGCGCGGCCGTCATGCCCCTGGGCGCGCCCATTGGCAGTGGCCTGGGCATCCGCAATCCGCACAACATCCGCCTCATCCTGGAGACGGTGAAGATCCCCGTCATCGTCGACGCGGGCGTGGGCACCGCGTCCGACGCGGCCATCGCCATGGAGCTGGGTGTGGAGGCCGTGCTGATGAACACCGCCATCGCCGGCGCGCAGGACCCGGTGCGCATGGCCGTGGCCATGAAGAAGGCCGTGGAGGCGGGCCGCGACGCGTATCTGGCCGGCCGCATCCCCCGGAAGGCGTACGGTTCAGCATCCAGCCCGATTGAAGGACTGGTCGACCCCTGA
- the exoP gene encoding spore coat polysaccharide biosynthesis glycosyltransferase ExoP has protein sequence MRRSDDMDLARKALRGRDLVVFSNDWDGDPLSKVHIMRILARENRILWVNSIGNRAPKANAHDVKRIFNKLGRFTEGLREVEPNLHVLSPLAIPFYGSELVRGANRQLLRLQVLRAMKKLGFHKPISWSFLPASAPVSGTLGEEFVIYHCVDEFSAFSDTNGRHIAELEERLLKRADLCITSAERLRENKARVNPRTVLVRHGTDFSHFVKACDPATPIPEDIARLPKPIIGFFGLVADWVDQEAIIATARAHPEGSVVIIGKTTPDCDDSALKAEPNIHMLGRKPYADLPGYSKAFDVALMPFKVSELTLNANPLKVREYLASGLPVVSTDLPEVRKVGLCKIAKDTEDFVRKVDECLANKPGPNRERAERIFSESWDARVDEIRHHVGAALVADGKAL, from the coding sequence ATGCGGCGCAGTGATGACATGGACCTCGCGCGCAAGGCGCTGCGGGGACGGGACCTGGTGGTGTTCTCCAACGACTGGGATGGGGACCCGCTGTCCAAGGTCCACATCATGCGGATCCTCGCCCGGGAGAACCGCATCCTCTGGGTGAACAGCATCGGCAACCGCGCGCCCAAGGCGAACGCGCATGACGTGAAGCGCATCTTCAACAAGCTGGGCCGCTTCACCGAGGGCCTCCGCGAGGTGGAGCCCAACCTCCACGTGCTGTCGCCGCTGGCGATTCCCTTCTATGGCTCGGAGCTGGTGCGCGGCGCCAACCGGCAGTTGCTGCGCCTCCAGGTGCTGCGCGCCATGAAGAAGCTGGGCTTCCACAAGCCCATCTCCTGGAGCTTCCTGCCCGCCTCCGCGCCGGTGTCCGGCACGCTGGGGGAGGAGTTCGTCATCTACCACTGCGTGGACGAGTTCTCCGCCTTCAGCGACACCAATGGCCGCCACATCGCGGAGCTGGAGGAGCGGCTGCTCAAGCGCGCCGACCTCTGCATCACCTCGGCGGAGCGGCTCCGTGAGAACAAGGCCCGCGTCAATCCGCGCACGGTGCTGGTGCGGCATGGCACCGACTTCTCCCACTTCGTGAAAGCGTGTGACCCGGCCACGCCCATTCCGGAGGACATCGCGCGGCTGCCCAAGCCCATCATCGGCTTCTTCGGTCTGGTGGCGGACTGGGTGGACCAGGAGGCCATCATCGCCACGGCCCGTGCGCACCCGGAGGGCTCGGTGGTCATCATCGGCAAGACGACGCCGGACTGTGACGACTCCGCGCTGAAGGCCGAGCCGAACATCCACATGCTGGGCCGCAAGCCGTACGCGGACCTGCCGGGCTACAGCAAGGCGTTCGACGTGGCGCTGATGCCCTTCAAGGTCAGCGAGCTGACGCTGAACGCGAACCCGCTCAAGGTGCGCGAGTACCTCGCGTCGGGCCTGCCGGTGGTGTCCACCGACCTGCCCGAGGTCCGCAAGGTGGGGCTCTGCAAGATCGCGAAGGACACCGAGGACTTCGTGCGCAAGGTGGACGAGTGCCTGGCGAACAAGCCCGGTCCCAACCGCGAGCGCGCCGAGCGCATCTTCAGCGAGAGCTGGGACGCCCGCGTCGATGAGATTCGGCACCATGTGGGCGCCGCGCTCGTGGCGGACGGCAAGGCCCTCTGA
- the thiS gene encoding sulfur carrier protein ThiS — MQVWVNGETREVPEGITLSALLESLQVGGPGVAVEVNAEVVRRARHPEHRLQTGDRVEIVTFVGGG; from the coding sequence ATGCAGGTCTGGGTCAACGGAGAGACGCGCGAGGTGCCCGAAGGCATCACCCTTTCGGCACTGCTGGAGTCGCTTCAGGTGGGTGGTCCCGGCGTCGCCGTGGAGGTGAACGCGGAGGTGGTGCGCCGCGCCCGCCACCCCGAGCACCGCCTCCAGACGGGGGACCGTGTGGAAATCGTCACCTTCGTCGGCGGCGGCTAG
- a CDS encoding serine O-acetyltransferase — translation MGVDAMTFYRLAHKLKKRGVPLLPAVLRKAIYYLHSSYIPEDAEIGEGTQFGYGGIGVVIHKAAKVGRHCLISQQVTIGGRSGIEGAPVIGDYVRMGAGAKILGNIHIGDFAVIGANAVVVKDVAPGTVVAGVPARVIRQDPDPLGTYQREMGQLPPRVSLVSVPPSTLRQ, via the coding sequence ATGGGTGTCGACGCGATGACGTTCTACCGGCTCGCGCACAAGCTGAAGAAGCGGGGCGTGCCCCTGCTGCCAGCCGTGCTGCGAAAGGCCATCTACTATCTGCACAGCTCGTACATCCCCGAGGACGCGGAGATTGGCGAGGGCACGCAGTTTGGCTACGGCGGCATCGGCGTGGTCATCCACAAGGCCGCGAAGGTCGGGCGCCACTGCCTCATCTCCCAGCAGGTGACCATTGGCGGGCGCTCGGGCATCGAAGGCGCGCCGGTCATCGGTGACTACGTGCGCATGGGCGCGGGCGCCAAGATTCTGGGCAACATCCACATTGGCGACTTCGCCGTCATCGGCGCCAACGCGGTGGTGGTGAAGGACGTGGCGCCGGGCACGGTGGTGGCCGGTGTGCCCGCGCGGGTGATTCGTCAGGACCCGGACCCGCTTGGCACGTACCAGCGTGAGATGGGGCAGCTTCCGCCCCGCGTGTCGCTGGTGTCGGTGCCTCCCTCGACGCTGCGGCAATAG
- the exoM gene encoding spore coat polysaccharide flippase ExoM — MSGSTTSAASGGSFLGRAGPLVLARLFTAGLTLSIPLVLARVLNLDDYGTYYQLFLIATTLYYVLPFGVVQSLYYFLPRAEAKRPYLGQTLLFMSAAGLVGAVAVYALLGYVAGWFSNPALAEYRLPLAAYTAFLLGSFPLEVSLTSQGRTKASALVYLVSDAVRASVMVVPPLLGASLYGMMMAVAAFAGLRYLATWLVSLRGSTGPLVDAQRFREQLSYAAPFGAAMMLAIPQQNAHLYAVAGAVAPALYALYRVGCFQLPVVDLLYTPTSEVLMVRLGELEREGRLEEGVEAFREAAGKLAYFFLPFAAFLFSAAPEFIGAMFGEKFLPAVPVFRISVLGVVLSILPMDGTLRARGQTRAIFASYAVKAAVTVPLVWLGVKHFGLMGGIGSWAVAEVVGKAMLLARVPAALSTPARKLGVTDVIPWQSLGKATLAACAASAAVFLLRAGAHGAWADLPTGFLWRALPLAVAGALFFTGYLVVLHFTGVRPLSLIAGLRARRAA, encoded by the coding sequence GTGAGCGGAAGCACCACGTCGGCCGCGTCCGGGGGCTCGTTCCTCGGGCGCGCCGGCCCCTTGGTGTTGGCCCGGCTGTTCACCGCCGGGCTGACGCTGTCCATTCCCCTCGTGCTCGCCCGGGTGCTGAACCTGGACGACTACGGGACGTATTACCAACTGTTCCTCATCGCCACGACGCTCTATTACGTCCTGCCGTTCGGCGTGGTGCAGAGCCTCTATTACTTCCTGCCCCGCGCGGAGGCGAAGCGGCCCTACCTGGGGCAGACGTTGCTGTTCATGTCCGCCGCGGGCCTGGTGGGCGCGGTGGCCGTGTACGCGCTGCTCGGGTACGTGGCGGGCTGGTTCTCCAATCCCGCGCTGGCCGAGTACCGGCTCCCGCTGGCCGCGTACACCGCCTTCCTGCTGGGCAGCTTCCCGCTGGAGGTGTCGCTGACGTCGCAGGGGCGCACGAAGGCGTCCGCGCTCGTCTACCTGGTGTCGGACGCGGTGCGCGCCTCGGTGATGGTGGTGCCGCCGCTGCTGGGGGCCTCGCTCTACGGAATGATGATGGCGGTGGCCGCCTTCGCGGGGCTGCGCTACCTGGCGACGTGGCTGGTGTCGCTGCGCGGCTCCACGGGCCCGTTGGTGGATGCGCAGCGCTTCCGCGAGCAGCTCTCCTACGCGGCGCCCTTCGGCGCGGCCATGATGCTGGCCATTCCTCAGCAGAACGCGCACCTGTACGCGGTGGCGGGCGCGGTGGCGCCGGCGCTGTACGCGCTCTACCGCGTCGGCTGTTTCCAGCTCCCGGTGGTGGACCTCCTCTATACGCCCACCAGCGAGGTGCTGATGGTGCGCCTGGGCGAGCTGGAGCGCGAGGGCCGTCTGGAGGAGGGCGTGGAGGCCTTCCGGGAAGCGGCCGGCAAGCTGGCCTACTTCTTCCTGCCGTTCGCCGCGTTCCTCTTCTCGGCGGCGCCGGAGTTCATCGGGGCGATGTTCGGCGAGAAGTTCCTGCCCGCGGTGCCCGTGTTCCGCATCAGCGTGCTGGGCGTGGTGCTCTCCATCCTTCCCATGGACGGAACGCTGCGCGCCCGCGGGCAGACGCGCGCCATCTTCGCGTCCTACGCGGTGAAGGCCGCGGTGACGGTGCCGCTCGTCTGGCTGGGCGTGAAGCACTTCGGGTTGATGGGCGGTATCGGCTCCTGGGCGGTGGCGGAGGTGGTGGGCAAGGCCATGCTGCTGGCCCGCGTGCCCGCGGCGCTGTCCACCCCCGCGCGGAAGCTGGGCGTGACGGACGTGATTCCCTGGCAGTCGCTGGGCAAGGCCACGCTGGCGGCGTGCGCGGCGTCGGCGGCGGTGTTCCTGCTGCGCGCCGGGGCCCATGGGGCCTGGGCAGACCTGCCCACGGGCTTCCTGTGGCGGGCGCTGCCGCTGGCGGTGGCCGGGGCGCTGTTCTTCACCGGCTACCTGGTGGTGCTGCACTTCACGGGCGTCCGGCCGCTCAGCCTGATCGCGGGCCTGCGGGCACGAAGGGCGGCGTAG
- a CDS encoding DUF4350 domain-containing protein — MKNVRTVAVFGVLIVLALALGLFTRTDAPDSPVPTVENTGPQGARALYLYLREGGKAVDTRLTPLEGLASTTRTVVLAAPQGRPVTEDEVQELERFVRGGGTLVYLSTREMGKHQPALEEWLALESGVLLPASGRGLDSSLTDVGGSTVDVWLPVGPLHGLSHLRVSQDRGLRMVHDDAVPVAGLGGAVAVWRRAMDSGEVYVLAGADLAENRRLEMLDNLRFWDALAARGPLSFDEYHHEPAPPPPFARGIWVFVAQVLAVGLLYTVSRGTRFGAPRPLRVERHRSALEYVRSMGWLMRRAKVEKELLPELDQALRQQMQERLGIPLALSDADAARLLEQDGGIPASSYLEAKADLERTQAQPSVTPADYARVARGYAHLERALAGRDAA, encoded by the coding sequence GTGAAGAACGTCCGGACCGTCGCCGTCTTCGGCGTGCTCATCGTCCTGGCCCTCGCGCTGGGCCTGTTCACGCGCACGGATGCTCCCGACTCACCGGTTCCCACGGTGGAGAACACCGGACCGCAGGGCGCGCGCGCGTTGTACCTGTACCTGCGTGAGGGCGGCAAAGCCGTGGACACGCGCCTCACCCCCTTGGAAGGCCTCGCCTCGACCACGCGCACCGTGGTGCTCGCGGCGCCGCAGGGCCGGCCCGTGACGGAGGACGAGGTCCAGGAGCTGGAGCGCTTCGTCCGAGGCGGTGGCACGCTCGTCTATCTCTCGACGCGGGAGATGGGAAAGCACCAGCCCGCGCTGGAGGAATGGCTCGCGCTGGAATCCGGAGTGCTGCTGCCCGCGAGTGGCCGGGGCCTGGACTCGTCCCTGACAGACGTGGGCGGCAGCACCGTGGACGTCTGGCTGCCCGTGGGCCCCCTGCACGGGCTCTCCCACTTGCGCGTCTCGCAGGACCGCGGCCTGCGCATGGTGCATGACGACGCCGTGCCCGTCGCGGGACTGGGGGGCGCTGTCGCGGTGTGGCGGCGAGCGATGGATTCGGGCGAGGTGTACGTGCTCGCGGGCGCGGACCTCGCGGAGAACCGCCGGCTGGAGATGCTGGACAACCTGCGCTTCTGGGATGCCCTGGCCGCCCGAGGTCCGCTGAGCTTCGACGAGTACCACCACGAGCCCGCGCCGCCGCCGCCCTTCGCGCGTGGCATCTGGGTCTTCGTGGCGCAGGTGTTGGCCGTGGGCCTGCTCTACACCGTCTCCCGCGGCACGCGCTTCGGCGCACCCCGGCCGCTGCGCGTGGAGCGTCACCGGTCCGCGCTGGAGTACGTGCGCAGCATGGGCTGGCTCATGCGCCGCGCGAAGGTCGAAAAGGAGCTCCTGCCCGAGTTGGACCAGGCCCTGCGGCAGCAGATGCAGGAGCGGCTGGGCATCCCCCTGGCCTTGTCCGACGCGGATGCCGCGCGCCTGTTGGAACAGGATGGCGGCATCCCCGCCTCCAGCTACCTGGAGGCGAAGGCCGACCTCGAGCGGACCCAGGCGCAGCCCTCCGTCACACCGGCGGACTACGCCCGGGTGGCCCGCGGCTACGCCCACCTGGAGCGTGCGCTGGCGGGCCGCGACGCCGCTTAG
- the exoO gene encoding spore coat polysaccharide biosynthesis glycosyltransferase ExoO — translation MRVLLVGDYPPPHGGVAVHVQQLHGFLRGRGVEVKVLDIGKGGRLAPDVIPARGAAQFGLRLARYVATGWTVHVHTSGNNPKSWVLAGMVGGVPGAKSPRVITLHSGLLPDYLAASAARRNFARLALSGYSRVVAVSAAVKDALVGCGVPAEKVEVLPAFCASQVRPGPVPAAVETARTRRRTLLTMAHHPSPVYGRTLMFRALRELAQTWPDVGLALFGPGLDSDEFIRDVREARVAGHLEVLGELEHAAALGLIARGDAFVRPTTHDGDAISVREALTLGVPCVASDVCVRPEGTRVFAAGDASDLARVLREAIAAGPVHASQVDAGPELLSLYAELGSHNGIKTSHEQGLGLGETRHAAQ, via the coding sequence ATGCGCGTGCTCCTCGTCGGGGACTACCCGCCGCCGCATGGTGGCGTCGCGGTTCATGTTCAACAGCTTCATGGCTTCCTGCGCGGCCGTGGGGTCGAAGTGAAGGTGCTCGATATCGGAAAGGGCGGCCGGCTGGCTCCGGACGTCATCCCGGCTCGAGGCGCCGCTCAGTTCGGCCTGCGGCTCGCGCGGTACGTCGCCACCGGGTGGACGGTGCATGTCCACACCAGTGGGAACAATCCCAAGTCCTGGGTGCTCGCGGGCATGGTGGGCGGGGTGCCGGGGGCGAAGTCTCCCCGGGTCATCACCCTCCACTCCGGGCTGCTGCCGGACTACCTCGCCGCGTCGGCGGCGCGGCGGAACTTCGCCCGGCTGGCGCTGTCGGGCTACTCGCGCGTGGTGGCGGTGTCCGCGGCGGTGAAGGACGCGCTGGTGGGCTGTGGCGTGCCGGCGGAGAAGGTGGAAGTCCTTCCGGCCTTCTGCGCCTCCCAGGTCCGGCCTGGACCGGTGCCCGCGGCGGTGGAGACCGCGCGCACCCGCAGGCGCACGCTGCTGACCATGGCGCACCATCCCTCGCCCGTGTACGGGCGCACGCTCATGTTCCGGGCCTTGCGCGAGCTGGCGCAGACGTGGCCGGACGTGGGGCTGGCGCTCTTCGGTCCGGGGCTGGATTCGGACGAGTTCATCCGCGATGTCCGCGAGGCGCGGGTCGCGGGTCACCTGGAAGTGCTGGGCGAGCTGGAGCATGCCGCCGCGCTGGGGCTCATCGCGCGAGGCGACGCCTTCGTGCGGCCCACGACGCATGACGGAGACGCCATCTCCGTTCGCGAGGCCCTGACGCTGGGCGTGCCCTGCGTGGCCAGTGATGTGTGCGTCCGGCCGGAGGGGACCCGGGTGTTCGCGGCGGGGGATGCCAGCGACCTGGCGCGGGTGCTGCGCGAGGCCATCGCGGCAGGGCCCGTGCATGCGTCCCAGGTGGATGCGGGGCCGGAGCTGCTCTCGCTGTACGCGGAGCTGGGCTCGCACAACGGAATCAAGACGTCACACGAACAAGGTTTAGGCCTGGGGGAGACGAGACATGCGGCGCAGTGA
- a CDS encoding DUF4129 domain-containing protein, which translates to MPSLPFLLLLAALPCAEREATVQNLRETAEHRPAKLTDAVNALSTRLGGMPLPAAKDGATEPERAEQLARFLEQACDVEALAQGPAAVPTPPSEPERLQAILDRPEFARARERHGDALKRLMREVTTWLEGLFESREAQGFAVATRAVMLGVALALLLWGALKLRALRGKRATKTATTATPDAAPLVLASPGEHLRRARAALTTDGREAIREGLLSLLSALEERRLARPDRVRTNRELAAELPGRGAPAPLVREVERLMDWYDRAFYSLAPVASDEAARFVTEVENLNGTLATGSAR; encoded by the coding sequence GTGCCGAGCCTCCCCTTCCTCCTGCTGCTGGCCGCCCTGCCCTGCGCCGAGCGGGAGGCCACCGTCCAGAACCTGCGGGAGACCGCGGAGCACCGCCCCGCGAAGCTCACCGACGCGGTGAACGCCTTGTCGACGCGGTTGGGTGGCATGCCGCTTCCGGCCGCGAAGGACGGCGCCACCGAGCCCGAACGCGCGGAGCAGCTTGCCCGCTTTCTCGAGCAGGCCTGTGACGTCGAGGCGTTGGCACAAGGCCCCGCCGCCGTCCCCACGCCCCCGAGCGAACCCGAGCGGCTCCAAGCCATCCTCGACCGGCCGGAGTTCGCCCGCGCCCGCGAGCGTCACGGCGATGCCCTCAAGCGCCTGATGCGGGAAGTCACCACCTGGCTGGAAGGCCTCTTCGAGTCGCGCGAGGCGCAGGGCTTCGCGGTGGCCACCCGAGCGGTGATGCTGGGAGTGGCGCTCGCGCTCCTGCTCTGGGGAGCGCTGAAGCTGCGCGCACTGCGTGGGAAGCGCGCCACGAAGACAGCCACCACCGCGACCCCCGACGCGGCGCCGCTGGTGTTGGCGTCACCAGGCGAGCACCTGCGCCGCGCCCGGGCGGCCCTCACCACCGATGGTCGCGAAGCCATCCGCGAGGGACTGCTGAGCCTCCTCTCCGCGCTGGAGGAGCGGCGGCTCGCCCGGCCCGACCGCGTCAGGACCAATCGCGAGCTGGCCGCGGAACTGCCGGGACGCGGTGCGCCCGCGCCGCTGGTGCGCGAGGTGGAGCGGCTGATGGACTGGTACGACCGCGCCTTCTATTCGCTCGCGCCCGTGGCCTCGGATGAAGCGGCCCGCTTCGTCACCGAGGTGGAGAATCTGAACGGCACCCTCGCCACGGGGAGCGCCCGGTGA
- a CDS encoding ARPP-2 domain-containing protein, whose protein sequence is MTDARLIQRLEPTGLRLAPSQVWGGMRLVPVLRDTVRGDLRMTLRTYDDEAAVVSVKGGLKEPGLKYVSYVPHGLVMTWAGRQSEAVYGAQLQPSDGKRLKAGPFSIRLLHRMAHREDRRQLRMLPLHLAMEGFLSLQFGGPEIAWAEYSREGLSRGLDPRSESSVPGWALPMLDGALRTFEIHSQQVGLLLFKDDALLSAFIVAHPEDYRALHRTLVEDFYGELLLQYSFGDEPELGLTLDASRVSSLEDLRGELNRMRQDWADFHGFMAGGLFGVDVTSTRVYKAGGFLLQRFHTSLDPDEENHIGEAIVGTDGTLEYLKTYRLSSAQTRRAYLLSQLAESDWHLETTAERLRTTSQDLAVRLRNAGFGYLLKDSVLEAAQRKHRR, encoded by the coding sequence ATGACGGATGCACGGCTCATTCAACGCTTGGAGCCGACGGGGCTGCGGCTGGCGCCGTCGCAGGTCTGGGGCGGCATGCGGCTGGTCCCCGTGTTGCGAGACACCGTGCGAGGCGACCTGCGGATGACGTTGCGGACGTACGACGACGAGGCGGCCGTCGTCTCCGTGAAGGGCGGACTGAAGGAGCCGGGCCTCAAGTACGTTTCGTACGTGCCTCACGGGCTCGTGATGACCTGGGCGGGCCGTCAATCCGAGGCCGTCTACGGGGCGCAGCTTCAACCTTCGGATGGGAAGCGCTTGAAGGCGGGCCCCTTCTCCATCCGCCTGCTGCACCGGATGGCGCATCGCGAGGACCGCCGGCAGCTTCGGATGCTTCCGCTGCATCTGGCCATGGAGGGCTTTCTGTCCTTGCAATTCGGTGGGCCGGAGATTGCCTGGGCAGAGTACTCCCGCGAGGGCCTCTCCCGGGGACTGGACCCGCGCTCGGAGTCCTCCGTGCCGGGCTGGGCCCTGCCGATGTTGGACGGCGCGCTGCGGACCTTTGAAATCCACTCGCAGCAGGTGGGCCTGCTGCTGTTCAAGGACGATGCGCTGCTGTCGGCCTTCATCGTCGCCCACCCGGAGGACTACCGAGCCCTGCACAGGACGCTGGTGGAGGACTTCTACGGGGAGCTGCTGCTCCAGTACAGCTTCGGTGACGAGCCCGAGCTGGGGCTCACTTTGGATGCTTCACGCGTGTCCAGCCTGGAGGACCTGCGCGGCGAGCTGAACCGCATGCGCCAGGACTGGGCCGACTTCCACGGCTTCATGGCGGGAGGTCTCTTCGGCGTCGATGTCACGTCCACCCGTGTCTACAAGGCGGGCGGCTTCCTGCTTCAGCGCTTCCACACGTCCCTGGACCCGGACGAGGAGAACCACATCGGCGAGGCCATCGTCGGTACGGACGGCACCCTGGAGTACCTCAAGACGTACCGACTCTCCTCGGCCCAGACGCGCCGGGCGTACCTGCTCTCCCAACTCGCGGAGAGCGATTGGCATCTGGAGACCACCGCCGAGCGCCTTCGCACCACGTCCCAGGACCTGGCCGTGCGCCTGCGAAACGCCGGGTTCGGGTACCTCCTCAAGGACTCCGTCCTCGAAGCGGCTCAGCGCAAGCACCGGCGCTGA
- a CDS encoding thiamine phosphate synthase, protein MRWALTRALDVGPEVAVQHRHPEATGRQFLEQARALAALCQARGNPLFVNGRVDVALLVGAHVHLPAHGPAPEDVRPLLPPGRWISTAIHDATEARGAAGADLALVSPVFAPGSKPGDTRIPLGPEGFRALAASLPCPALALGGITPERARALPDAAGFAVISGVLEAEDPAFAVRAMLRPL, encoded by the coding sequence TTGAGGTGGGCGCTCACCCGGGCCCTCGACGTGGGGCCCGAGGTCGCCGTGCAGCACCGCCACCCGGAGGCGACCGGACGCCAGTTCCTCGAACAAGCACGAGCGCTGGCGGCGCTGTGCCAGGCGCGCGGCAATCCGCTCTTCGTCAACGGACGCGTGGACGTCGCGCTGCTCGTGGGCGCGCACGTGCACCTCCCCGCCCATGGCCCGGCGCCCGAGGATGTCCGCCCGCTCCTGCCTCCAGGCCGGTGGATCAGCACCGCCATTCATGACGCCACGGAGGCCCGGGGCGCGGCGGGCGCGGACCTCGCCCTCGTCAGCCCTGTCTTCGCCCCGGGTTCCAAGCCCGGCGACACGCGAATCCCGCTGGGCCCGGAGGGCTTCCGCGCACTGGCCGCGTCCCTGCCCTGCCCCGCGCTGGCCCTGGGCGGCATCACGCCGGAGCGCGCACGGGCCCTGCCAGACGCGGCGGGCTTCGCGGTCATCTCTGGCGTCCTCGAAGCCGAGGACCCCGCGTTCGCGGTCCGGGCTATGCTGCGCCCCCTGTGA
- a CDS encoding serine/threonine-protein kinase: protein MSTHPPEPPASKPFILFTTGATSYELVRYLGARGPGEMLLARRHYAGVPGDLVLVKRLQDAGDVQGRARLREEVKLLMRLSHPAIVQVFLVRVHEGAPHLVMEYVDGKCLETLISFAALRRRPFSEAFAAYVGAEVADALHHAHTLEDARGRPLGIVHRDVSPRSLRLDSRGHVRLSDFAMAWAKLPGRLVTESHVVRGDLAYASPEALARRPLDGRSDLFSLGVVLLEVLTGLHLLDLEDVERAALAAGPLLEAEVLLAEVPSWLPAPLMAARMACLAPAHVERATQALSPAMRAILGRLLRREPAERFQSGQELADALRAVLAGQGYAYGPNEAVREATQVRRDARARRQTADVLRWEDSVRPQTASRGTSRSEP from the coding sequence ATGTCCACGCACCCCCCAGAGCCACCCGCTTCGAAGCCGTTCATCCTCTTCACCACCGGCGCCACGTCGTATGAGCTGGTGCGCTACCTCGGGGCGCGGGGCCCCGGGGAGATGTTGCTGGCCCGCAGGCACTACGCGGGTGTTCCCGGAGACCTCGTCCTCGTCAAGCGCCTGCAGGACGCGGGGGATGTCCAGGGGCGGGCCCGCCTGCGCGAGGAGGTCAAGCTGCTGATGCGGCTCAGCCACCCCGCAATCGTTCAAGTGTTCCTGGTGCGGGTCCACGAAGGCGCGCCTCACCTCGTCATGGAATACGTGGACGGCAAATGCCTGGAGACGCTCATCAGCTTCGCGGCGCTGCGCCGCCGGCCGTTCTCCGAAGCGTTCGCCGCCTACGTGGGCGCGGAGGTGGCGGACGCACTGCACCACGCGCATACCTTGGAGGACGCCCGGGGGCGGCCGTTGGGCATCGTTCACCGGGACGTGTCGCCACGCAGCCTGCGTCTGGATTCGCGCGGGCATGTGCGGCTGTCCGACTTCGCGATGGCATGGGCGAAGCTGCCGGGGCGGCTCGTCACGGAGTCCCATGTGGTCCGGGGGGATCTGGCCTATGCCTCCCCAGAAGCCCTGGCGCGTCGGCCGTTGGATGGTCGGTCGGACCTGTTCTCCCTGGGCGTGGTGCTGCTGGAGGTCCTCACGGGGTTGCACCTGCTGGATCTGGAGGACGTGGAGCGCGCCGCGTTGGCGGCGGGGCCGCTGCTGGAAGCGGAGGTGCTGTTGGCGGAGGTCCCCAGTTGGTTGCCCGCACCGCTGATGGCCGCTCGCATGGCGTGTCTGGCCCCGGCGCACGTGGAGCGCGCCACCCAGGCGCTGTCGCCGGCCATGCGTGCCATCCTGGGGCGGCTGTTGCGGCGTGAGCCCGCGGAGCGGTTCCAGTCCGGGCAGGAGCTGGCGGATGCGCTGCGCGCCGTGCTGGCGGGACAGGGATACGCCTACGGTCCGAACGAAGCCGTGCGTGAAGCCACCCAGGTGCGCCGTGATGCGCGGGCCCGCCGCCAGACAGCGGACGTGCTGCGCTGGGAAGACTCCGTACGGCCCCAGACGGCTTCACGTGGGACGTCCAGGTCGGAGCCTTGA